GACTACCATCTGCGTCACCAAACTATAATGCAACCAGGGCCGGTCTTAGAGGGAGTAAAGTGAAGCTAGGGCTTTAGGCCTTCACTTTCTAAGGGCCTctagttttaattttttatatatatttagatgttaaTGTTGATTGGGCTTGGGAGTCGGAGtaacaacaacaataattatCAGATTTAAATATATGTGGATAACCATGAATCATAATGAGCGAACTTTCAGTTCTCGTGATAATCTAGATCCGTATTTATTCTAGTTTATGTGATACATTTATTGCAAAAAAATTGCTTTATAAAACTGATGCGGGTAAGTAGTTATTGCAGCatatgttgttgttgttcaagGAAAACCCAAAGTTAAATCCTAAAAATTTGCAGGTAAAACATATGTGTGTTTTTTATTGACAATGTTCtttttttttcatctttttaatattaattttgtGATGTAATAAAGGTTTGTTTTGGTGTTTGACAACTGTAAACCTGCAACAACTTCTTAGGTAAATTTGAATTCTTGTACACGTTAGTTTTTGTTCGCTTGATATATTCCTTTATGGAGAATAGCTTTGCCAAGAGGTTTGAGTTGCATGAGGTACGTTTGGTAATTTCATTCTTTTCTTAGACAATCAATCTGTTCCTTAGATTTTGTAAGTATTATTTTAATCAACTGCCAAGTAACTACACGGTTTTTTTAGGTAGTTGCAAACACAGAGCTTATCATTGTAGTATACACTTTATACATGTAAGGAGAAGAAAATAATCAATATTAATGACTAAAATTTTGGTTTATGAAATCATTTTCTTTGTAGAGTTTATTGTAAATGCAATTTGAAAAGGGCTACATTTTACAAGTTAGCTTTAGGCCTGTAAAATTGTTGAGTCGGCCCTGAATGCAACACATATTCACTGAGATTGAGATGTTTCATATATCCACCGTTGCTGTAATAACCAGTGGTCCAGTCTGTAATTGTACACCAAAAATATTGAATATGATTCACATAAATCGTCGATGAATGTGATATGGCATAGAGTATTCTCGAACATCTCCGGTCGGTTCGTTCCCGAAAATATTGTTTGCACATGAATTTCATATATTATAAAACTACGGGTTTTGAGCAATACTAATATATAacacaataataatattaactCCAGTTTTACTCTTTTATACTTTAAAAATACACGTGTTTAACCCAtttagtttttatttaatttgactTTCCTCAAATTACTTGCATTTTGTTAACTTTTTATCGAGAGTGAGAGATCATCGGGAAAACGTGTTTGTCAGAAAGAAAAACGTGATGATGGGGTCGCCGGAAAAATGCATTCACCGGCGATGGAGGAGATGATCGGCGGAAAGGTAAAACGACGTTTTTTCCCTCAcatggtggggggggggggcatgaACAAATTTAACGTTGAAAGTAGACATGGTTTAGAGTATGGACGTACTGCACaaactttttttaaaataaaGTATGTTTTCTAACATCTTTTAAGGTAAAAGACAACAAACGAAATCGGTataaacataaaagacaaaaaaTGTAATTACTTTATGAAAAAAAAGAGTAAACGAGTTTTTTCTTCTCGACGCTCCGTTATAAGTTTTTGTTGAAAATAGAGTCGTATTTAAAGTTGGCTATATTTTTGGTATTGTAAGTTGTAGTGGTTCCGTGACGAACTGACCGATACCAattttttgtattattaaaaCAGATACCGGTATTCTTACTTTCCgtcgatgtaaaacacgtgtcgacATTCTTTTAAGCCTTCTTTTTTGTTATTAGTATACCAAGTGCCTGTACCACTAATAAATCAAATCGATACCAACTCCCTGCCTCATCATGCATAGGAAGAATATCCCTAGTACATATTAAAGGCTATTCTtgaatttaaaaaagaaaaataggAATAATTATGACGAATCTATTCTTGTAATCGGTCATCTTGTTTTTCCCCCAACCCAAACTAGTTATTTCAAGCATACCTGTTAGTGTTTAAGTTTTACCAGCATAATGTTTTTGAATTTAGAAATTAGAAAACAGAAATTAAAAAAGATTATATAACATGTTAAAAATGCCAAACTATtctaaataaataatatatttttcgtACATGATTAGATTCCATATCTAAGACattatattttaataattatCCTTACCTTACATTATAGAATCACTACTACTTCATGCAAGTCTATTGCCTCCATTATAAATAGACATAGGATGAACTTGAAATATGCATCACCAACAGCCAAACCAAACCAATATACAACATGGACATCATCACAGAATGGTCTTTTATAGCAGCACTTGTCTTCTCCATCTTTTGCACATTTGTATTCACTTACACTAGTCAAAGATTAAATAGGCCATCCAAGGCTTATAACCTTCCCCCAAGCCCTCCAAAGCTTCCGATTATCGGAAACTTGCACCAACTACTCGGTAAGCCTCGTCACGAGGCCCTTTGGCAACTTTCCAAACAATATGGTCCCCTTATGCAAATCCAAATTGGTTCAAAACAAATGCTTGTCATCTCTTCCCCACCCATGGCCAAACAAGTCCTGAAAACTCAAGATCATATTTTTTGTAATCGTCAACCTTTCCAGGCCACTAAACAACTATCTTACAACTTTGTGGACGTTGTCTTCTCGCCCCACGATGCTCACTGGAAGGAGATGCGCAAGCTGTTGGTGTCGGAGCTCATGGGTCCCAAGAGAGCTAAAGTGCTTCATCGCGTGTTGGTGACAGAGATTGAGAACGTTATTCATTCTCTATCACCAAACACAGCGGTAAACATGAACGATATGTTTTTGGATATAGTTAAGCAGATGATGTGCAAGGTGGCGTTTGGTAACAACTATAGAGAACAACCGCTTAAGGGTCCGTCTTGGGATGTGATGCTTGATGAAACAATTGATTTACTCAATGGATCCGTTAGTGATTCTTTTCCACTTTTAGGTTTTTTTATCGACCGACTTAGTGGATGGAATCGTACGCTGAATGAACGCTTTAGAAATCTTGATGCATACATCGACGCGATCATCGATGACCATCTCAAAGAAAACGTTGAAGAAATAAGTGAGGAGGACAAAGATTTCGTCCATACTTTACTTGAGATGTCTTCCAAAGAAAATGCTTCTGGATTTCGGCTGAATCATGCAGATTTAAAAGCTCTGGTGATGGTAAAATACTAAAAttcatgtttttttatttataaatagaGATATACTAAGTATAACATTTGGACTAATCATTAATGTAATTTCAGAACATATTTATCGCGGGGATTGATACAACAGCTTTGGTGATGTTATGGGCAATGTCCGAGATCATAAAAAATCCTAGAGTGATGAAAAAATTACAAAGTGAAATCCGAAATTACACAGGAAGAATACAAAAGGTAGAAGAAATGAATACAACAAAAATGACATACTTGAAAATGGTGGTGAAAGAGACACTAAGGTTGCACACACCTGCCCCATTGTTGATTCCACATGAAAGCTTAAGCCATACTCAAATTGATGGCTATGACATATTACCTAATACGCCGGTTATAATCAACGCTTGGGGGATAGCAAGAGACCCAAGCACGTGGGGGGAGAACGCGGCCAAGTTCTATCCAGAGAGGTTTGAAAATGTTGGTGGTGATTTTGGACCGGATGGGTTTGAGATGCTCCCGTTTGGAGGGGGGCGAAGGTCTTGCCTAGCCATGAACTCAGCTCCGACAAACGTAGAGTTTGTGATTGCAAACCTTCTTTACTGGTTTGATTGGGAACCGGCTAGCGGAACCAAGTGTGAAGACATGAACATGGAAGACTTTGGTACTATCGTTCTTGGAAAGAAAGTTCCCCTATGCCTTGTACCCACAAAGCATAAGTGGAAGAATTAATGGAGCCTAAACTCTATTAACTGCAAAACATCTATCTTTTCCTTcacaaataaattaaataaagtaCCAACATACAAGCAGGTTAATTTGTATGTTTGCATGGGTTTTCAGTTTTCTTGTAATATACTCTCTAAATTCCAGAACAATCATCTGGCTTGTATCGATCCTAAAAGTGTTGGTTTTCTGTATGTTTGTCTCTATATTTCTATCCAGCCACTGTAACATATATTCATATAATTATCCACATATTTTACTTGATTCTACTCTTAAAGatatcattttttttctttttcaaaaatcgtaCTACAACCAAACCTTCTTTCAGTTTTGGTGTTTGTCTTTTTTCTTCTTTCAGTTTTGGTGATCTTGGGTTTCTATTTTCAGTGAGGTGgcaattttttttaattggtcTTGCATCACATCATTCCGTGCTTTACAAAGTCTTAACAATTAATAATAATGAAAAAGCAAACGAAATGAAAACATGGGAGAATAATGTTGTAAAACTCCATTAACCCTTTTTAtgggaaaattaaaaaaaaatggtcATTCACCAAAATCACTTTTAGATTTGGCTATTTCATGCGTTCTTGGAGCGAGGCATCACGAATCCAAATGGACGAGATTCATCCATCTCAAGCACCCAATAAAAAATGGACATATGGCCACTAGTTAACATTTACTTTAGAAAAAAATGGGATGTGTTAGAAAGTTGTCTCCGTCTGTCTCCTTCGTCTTTCTTTGTTTGCAACAATTCTCCACCTGCATGGATagccgccaccgccaccgccaccgtcTTCCTCCTCCGAGTGGCGGATCTTGACCTAAAACTCAGCATGGGCCGATGTTTTTTTGGAGATAAAATCAGCCTGTGCCGAACCaatacacatttaaaaaaattctCGAAAACCTGAAATTTAACGCTACTGGGCGAAAAAACCGCACTGGCCGAGGCCCGGTCCGGCCTCCTCTAAGCTCCTCCCCTGCCTCCTCCTCGACCTAATCACAACCACCCATTTTGCCACAATCCACACCGCGACTTTCTCCGATCACCTAACCACACCTACACCGCCGCAATCCGCAACCCACAACCCACATCACCATCGTTCCACCTCTGATCACCTTACCACACCTACACTGCCGCAATATGCAATCTGGAGGTATCAGATCCGGTGATGGAGATTTCCAGACACTTCACGTTCCAGAGGCATCCCATCTTCATCTCACACACATCCCATCTTCATCTCGGACACATCCCATCTTCATCTTCAAGGAAAAGATGCATCCATCTCCATCTCAGACTCTTAAATTCTCAGACCCTTCACATGCATTTGGATCATGAAAAAGACACATCCGTGCATTTGGATCCATGATGCGTCGCTTCAAAGACACATGAAGTAGACAAATCTGAAAGTGGTTTTGTTGAATGACTATTTTTGTAATTCCCCTTTTGGTAAACAAATAACATTTTGAAAGACCTGAGACAAATTAAACCCACTTCTCATTTATTCTATCTATCTATATTTCTATTTCAACCTATTTTTATAAACTATCGCAATATCACATGGCTTGGATAAAGACTTAGTCGTGTTCTACACATGTTCTACAAAACATAATATAATTTTGTTTAAATAGAACTAGGTTTATTACTGTCGCCGCGTTACGACgaacttattttgttatttagtctgtgtttgcatgtgttttgaaatcactacgagtgTGTTGCGCACGGAACcactgacaagaataaaaagaaaatgtagaaaaaaaactaaaaaatagatgaaagaaaatcaaccaaaaagttgtatggtaatgatgttgttcgtatgaaaccagtggtcagagatgagcaaatggtattgggtacCGGTACATAATTTTCTGACCGAAAAAATCTTTTAAGTACTAATTTgtagggttgtaaacgagccgagtcgagccgagctagacctagctcgagctcggctcgaactcgattcgagctggctcggctcgtgctcgaatttcaaattgagctaagatttgaggctcgagctcaactcgattagaattcgagctagttCGGCTCGgctcgaactaacaaaaaaccacaaaatttactacttaaaaacgAAAATCTTCATAGACTAAGGGtcataattgccatttaatttaaccatatggctaaatacgcaagtataaatagttaattcactttgtacattgtctttaccttcttttataggggaaataattccttagtttttgttttctaagcggtgtgggacaaaaaaattaaggatgtaaaccttatcgagccagcttacgagctcacgagccgagccagaccaagctcgagcttagctcgtttacaaaccgagccgagccgagctggctcgttaacaaccgagccaatttcgagggaagctttcttcgagctttttacgagtgagtttcgagcgagctgcgagccacgggttttttgaacacccctactaatttggtaccgacttttggcgttcctggtaccggttcgctactGCCTTTTaacttcatataccggtaccatagccggtattttcggtaccagtaccgattcggtatcggttggcaccgagctcatccctacccctgaaactaaaaaaagaaatcattaaaagttgaagaaaatcaacaaaaaaaattatacgataccgttgttgttcgtatgGTACCTGTgatgatcagggatgagcaaatgataCCGAGTAGCATTACCGAATTTCCCAAAATAAAAACGCGAGTTACTGAAGAAAAATTATTTagcataaataaaaaacaataaaaaaaagttgAAACGTGGCAACTTCTTAATGGTTGACCACTTTTGttctttaatatattaataatgtgACATGATTGTGTAGTTAAAAGTCACATGCTACTGTCTAActaagggtataaggagtggttaaacacttgagagtCGTAAACTTTAAAATCAATTAATGAGAGTGTGTTATGTCACTCAACcttaagggtctgtttggtatggggtaatggaatggacgaaggaatggaatggacgagggaatggaatggacgagggaatgcaatggatcattaccattccatgtcttgtttggttaccatgtgaatggaatgaattattattgcgtattgttcggtaggcaagaaaaacggagtaataaaattagcggtgagtggtggtggtggtcagtggtagtgattgtgggtggttataggtgacGGTGGTGGGCGTCGGCGGcgacgatgggtggtggtggtggtggcgagtggcggtgcggcggtgtcgacgatggtggtgggtggcaacaaaggtggcggttggtggcggcAGTGGCGGCAGTGGcagttggtggtggcggtggcgtcgacgatggtcGTGGGCGGCGGCGTCGACGATGGTCGTGGGCGGCGGCGTCGACGATGGTCGTGGGCGGCGGCGTCGACGATGGTCGTGGGCGGCGGCGGCGAGTGGCGTTAGCGGTTGGTCACAgttgtgggtgataacggtggcgagtgggtggcggcggtggcggtgcCTGTCGGGGTgaggcgggtggcggcgatggcgtcagtggtgggtggtggtgggttgtggcgaaggtcgtgggttgtggtgttgttgttgaatggtgcaagagaggatgaaatggaaaaaaaacatggggtgtggaaggaatgattttgagggaatggaatgccttttggaatgggtgattccattccattgaccaaccaaacactcttttcttcattccatcgtaatcactcattccattccacctcttattcctgcataccaaacactacctaagaGTTTAAACTATGCTGAAAAGTGTTGACAATGGTTAGACACTCCATGaattggtaaactatttaaaaaaaggaataatgtgtgattggttgagaaggcATGGACTCCACCAcacccccccctctctctctccttccctcCCTCTCCCGATTCGGTGAAGGTTCACCGCCTCTCCAAGTTTACCGATCAGCAAAACACACCGGCGGCGGTGTTACCGCGTGGTAAACCGCTTTGCCGAGTGGGTTTGCCGCCTACTCCGGACACCCTAATACAAAACCATATATAACCATTCAATAGGGTGTGCACGTGTAACCAGAGTTCTATTAGTTATGTCCTGCATTTCATCAATCACTCAAAATCGTTAAGAGTGCACTCCTAGACTATAGGGTGTGGAGGAGAGTAGTCACTTGAGGATGATCCGTCAAACAGCCACATCATTTGATGTATGTATGGGTGATGACCCTCTTTATATATACAAGATGTATGTGGGTGATGAGCTCCAAAAGATGCGCCTAGGGTGTGGGTGATGACCCTCTTTATATATACAagatgtatgcatgtatgtatgcatgcatgtatgtatgtatgtatgtatgtatgtatgtatgtatgtatgtatgtatgtatgtatgtatgtatgtatgtatgtatgtatgtatgtatgtatgtatgtatgtatgtatgtatgtatgtatgtatgtatgtatgtatgtatgtatgtatgtatgtatgtatgtatgtatgtatgtatgtatgtatgtatgtatgtatgtatgtatgtatgtatgtatgtatgtatgtatgtatgtatgtatgtatgtatgtatgtatgtatgtatgtatgtatgtatgtatgtatgtatgtatgtatgtatgtatgtatgtatgtatgtatgtatgtatgtatgtatgtatgtatgtatgtatgtatgtatgtatgtatgtatgtatgtatgtatgtatgtatgtatgtatgtatgtatgtatgtatgtatgtatgtatgtatgtatgtatgtatgtatgtatgtatgtatgtatgtatgtatgtatgtatgtatgtatgtatgtacgtacgtacgtatgtatgtacgtacgtatgtatgtacgtacgtatgtatCTACGTACGTATGTATCTACGTACGTATGtaggtacgtacgtatgtatCTACGTACGTATGTAGGTACGTATGTATGTAtctacgtatgtatgtatgtacgtatgtatgtatgtatgtatgtatgtttgtatggaAAGAGGAACATCACAAGAGGCAATGGGGTGACGTTGGTGACGGGACGAACCGGGAGACGGCGGTGGTGTCAGGCCTCACCGTGCCGAGAACGTCCCTCATACCAGTAAGCCTTaacaacttatatatatatattattttaaatctatttctaataaaggattccaaaaaaatgacatgtggcaaaatctTATCTACtctcaaaatttatcctacacgtattgaaatttatcatacacagctcgtaattcatcctacacacctcgtaatttatgCTGCACtttaaattatatgtatatatatatatatattgaaaaaatatgttttcttgaaataagttacaaatttaatttagttaattattaaaaaggaagactaccaattaatgatccatctaagtttatcaatatacccttacactaatattCCTAGATGATAGGTTGTTTTGATTA
Above is a window of Helianthus annuus cultivar XRQ/B chromosome 14, HanXRQr2.0-SUNRISE, whole genome shotgun sequence DNA encoding:
- the LOC110904405 gene encoding parthenolide synthase — translated: MDIITEWSFIAALVFSIFCTFVFTYTSQRLNRPSKAYNLPPSPPKLPIIGNLHQLLGKPRHEALWQLSKQYGPLMQIQIGSKQMLVISSPPMAKQVLKTQDHIFCNRQPFQATKQLSYNFVDVVFSPHDAHWKEMRKLLVSELMGPKRAKVLHRVLVTEIENVIHSLSPNTAVNMNDMFLDIVKQMMCKVAFGNNYREQPLKGPSWDVMLDETIDLLNGSVSDSFPLLGFFIDRLSGWNRTLNERFRNLDAYIDAIIDDHLKENVEEISEEDKDFVHTLLEMSSKENASGFRLNHADLKALVMNIFIAGIDTTALVMLWAMSEIIKNPRVMKKLQSEIRNYTGRIQKVEEMNTTKMTYLKMVVKETLRLHTPAPLLIPHESLSHTQIDGYDILPNTPVIINAWGIARDPSTWGENAAKFYPERFENVGGDFGPDGFEMLPFGGGRRSCLAMNSAPTNVEFVIANLLYWFDWEPASGTKCEDMNMEDFGTIVLGKKVPLCLVPTKHKWKN